Part of the Geobacter pickeringii genome, TCACCAGCGCCTCCCGCACCCCGTAGTCGATGGTATCCAGTGATGTCAGCAGCGCGTCGACGCAGGCGGTCCCCCTGAGCGCGGCAAGACGGCCGTCAACGTCAGTCATCGCGACGGGGGCCGGAAGCCGCCCCCTCAGACGAACGAGGGCCACCGCTGCCGCTTCCCGGGCAGCACGCACCTTGTCCGCAAGCCCTTCCACCAGCAGCGGAACCGCATCCACGTCGCCCACCGCACCCAGACACTCGAAAACAGGGCGCTTGAGCAGGCTGTCCGAAGCAAGCGGTGCGAGCACCGCGAAGGGGATCGCCTCGCCGATCCGGGCAAGGGCGCCGAGGACCGAATACCGGAACCAGACGTCGTTCACCACCAGGGAGTCCACGAGGTGCGGGACGGCCCGCGGATCACCGATCTTCCCCAGATTCTCCGCCGCGGCGGCGGAGACGTTTGCATCCTGGTCCCGAAGCGCGCCGACGAGGGCGGTAATGCACGAACGGTCAGCGATGTTGCCGAGGATATCGATGACGAATTTGCGCACGTCACGGTCCTCGACGTCGATATGACGCAGGAGCGCGGGGAGCGCCGCACTGCCGAGACGCTCCAGCGCCTCCACCGCCGAATTGCGGAGGCCGGCATTGTCGGGCGAGGCGAGGAGTCCGACGAGCCCTTCCACCGCCGCCCCATCCGGCTCGGTATCGAGAACGACGTTTACCGCCTCCTTGCGCACCCGCCAACTGGTGTCTCCCATGGCGTCGAAGAGCAGATGCCGCACCTCGGCGAAGGGACGGGAGGCAAGGGCGAGTACCGCCCGGCGGCGCTCCTCTTCGTCCTGTGCATGGAGGCGTTCGTTGAGGCTATCCAGTTGGTCCAATGGAAAACTCCTTGTCGTGCCTGCGTGGAGAGTGCTGCATGGCGGCGGTGCCGGCGCGGAAGCGGTCGGAGGAGAGATGCGATTCAGAACGGTCATGCTGAAGGAAATGCGGCCAGATCATGGGCCCGCAACGCCTGCTGAGGTCCGGATTCCCGGCAAGCGCCGCCCCGTTATGGGGCCGGGACGACCTCGGACATCCGGGAAATCCCGGCGAGCGCCGACGTCTCACGACTGCTGAGGATTCGATCGAGATTGAGCAGCATGATCAGCGCCTCGCGCACGAGGCAGACCCCGATGAGATACTCGGCACCAATCCCCTCCACCACCTGGGGCGGCGGTTTGATGTCGTGGACCTGGACCGTGACGACCTCGGTCACGTCGTCCACCACCAGACCGACGAGCTGGCGCGCCACGGCCACCACCAGCAGCCGCGACTCTTCCAGCGCAGTCCGTTCGGGAAGATCGAATCGTTTGCGCAGGTCGACTACCGGGATCACGTTGCCGCGCAGATTGATGACCCCCTCAACGAAGGGGGGAGCCTTGGGAAGGCGCGTCATTTTCTGGGGGCGGATGATCTCCTTGATCCGCATGATATCGGCGGCAAAGGAGGCGTCGCCGATGCGGAAGCAGGCAAGCTGAATTTCCTGGATCTCACTTTCCATCGTCATCCCTTTAGCGTCTGGCGGTCGCGGGTGTCAGCCGGCGATGAGCCCCTGTATTATCTCCATGATGCGGGCGGATTTGAACGGTTTGGTCACGTAGGCGGCCGCCCCGGCGTCGAGCCCCTTCTTCTGGTCCTGTCCGCTCTTCTTGGCCGTCAGCATCACGACCGGGATATGGCTGGTCGCGGGATTCGCCTTGATCCGCCGGCAGACCTCGAACCCGTCCATCTCGGGGAGCATGATGTCAAGGATTACCAGATCGGGCTTGACGACGTCGATCTGCTCGAGGGCGGCGATGCCGTCCAGCACCCCCGTAACGTCATAGCCGCGGGAAGAGAGAAGAATGCTCTCAAGCTTGAGCAGGCTCTCCTCGTCCTCGACGATCAGAATCTTTTTCTTGTTCATGACCACCGCCTTTCGCCTCTGCTCAGCAGAGGGCCGCGTCCAGAACCTTGTCGAGATTGAGCAGGATGATGATTTCCCCCGTGTTGCGTCCGATTCCGCCGACGAAGTCGCGATCGATGCCATCGAGGACGGCCGGGGGGGGCTCGACCGAATCGGCGTCGATCCGCACCACCTGGGTCACTTCGTCGACGAGGAGACCACAGAGACCATCGCCGCGCTTGACCACGATGATCCGCTCCTTGTTCCGCACGGCGGCCTCGCCGAGACCGAGCCGTTCCCGGAGCACGAAGACCGGGATGATGATTCCGCGCAGGGAAAGGACTCCGGCGATGAATGGCGGGGCGTGGGGAATTTCCGTGGTTTCGCGCGGCTTGATGATCTCCTTGAGATCCATGATGTCGATGCCGTAGATCTCGTCCGCGACCCGGAAACAGAGGATTTCCCGCGACCCCACAATCGCTGGGGTCGTCTCGGCGGCGACACCGGCGGGAAGGAGCTCCTCCACGAGGGCCGCCTTTCGCCCCTCAAGGATGATGGCCAGCGGGTCCTGAATGGCCGGCGGAAGCGCCGGCACGGCCAGAGGAAACGTCTCGGGCGCCGCCGCCGGGAAAAGATCGTCGTAGATCGGTGTCTCCCCCCCGCTCGGCTCCTCCACCGGAGCCGTCTCCTCACGGGGGAACGGCGCTGCGGCCGGAGCGGGCGCACTCTTTCCCTCTCTCCGCTCCCGCTGGGCCTTTTTCCGTATTTCTGCAATATCCATCATGATCACACGCCCCGAAACCCATTACACGAAGTCGTTCTGCAATCATACCATGCTGCAGCGCCGAAGGCGATGCAGGGATTCAACACGGGAGCCGGCCCAACGGGAAACCGGCGGCGTCTCCGCCCCGTTGCCGTCAGTACAGGCTTGCCTCCTCACGCAACTCCTCCACCAGCGAGGCGTCGATCCAGGAGGCGTCTCTCCCGAAGCCGACCAGGAGTGCATTGGTGGCGAGGATATTGATCTTCCGCGGGACCCCGCCGGAGAGGTCATAGATCCGGCGTACCGCGTCCGGCGAAAAGAGCCCCGGCACCCCACCCGCCACTTCAAGCCGGAAATCGATGTATTCAAGGGTTTCCTCCAACGTCAGGGGCTGGAGGTGATAATGCATGGCGATCCGCTGCCGAAGCGGCTCATGGACCGGATCGGCGAGGATCTGCCGCAACTCCGGCTGCCCCATCAGCACAACGCTCATCAGGTTCTGATCGTCCAGCTGGAAGTTGGTCAGGAGACGAATTTCGTCGAAGAGCTCCCGATCCGGGATGAGCTGCGCCTCGTCGATCACGATGACCGGACAGCGTCCTTCGGCGCGCAGGACGAGCACCGCCTCACCGAGCTGCTTCAGCAGTTCGTCCTTGGCGACGGCCGGGCTCTCCACGCCGATGCTCCGGGCAACGGCACGGAGGAACTCCAGGGGGGTCAGGCGCGGATTGACGATGAAGCAGAAGCGGCACTCCTCCCCCATGGCGTCCATGAGCGCCCGGGAGATGGTGGTCTTGCCGCAGCCGATGTCTCCGGTGAGCAGCGCCAGCTCCCGTTCCTCCACCGCGTACTGCAGGCGGGCCAGCGCCTCCCGGTGTCCCCGGGAGAGGAAGAGATAGCGCGGATCGGGGGTCTTGGAGAACGGCTTTTCCTTGAGTCCGTAGAATTCCCGGTACATCTACCCTCCGCTCCGGAATGCCTCGCCGATGATCCCCCCCACGTCGAGAACGAGGATCGTCCGCTGGTCGCCAAGGTCGGCGGCCCCCGAAATACCCCGGTACCCCTTGAACATGTCGCCGAGGGACTTGATGACGATATCCTGCTGTCCCGTCAGGTCGTCAACGATGATCCCGAGGCGTTTTTCGGCCACCCCCACCACGACCACGTAAAATTCCCCGGAGGGAGGCGTCTGACGCGCGACGCCGAAGAACCGCTCCAGCCGCACGAGCGGCAGGGTCGTCTGCCGGAGCTGATAGACCTCCTTGCGCTCGACGGTGTCGATATCCGCCTCGGAGGCGAGGATCGTCTCCAGCACCGAGGTAATCGGGATGGCGTAACTGCGCCCCGCCGTGGTGACGAGAAGCGCCTTGATGATCGCCAGGGTGATCGGCAGGGTGATGATGACCCGCGTTCCCCGGCCGAACTCGCTGTCGATATCGACCATCCCCGATACGGCGGCGATGTTGTTCTTCACCACGTCCATGCCGACGCCGCGCCCCGAGAGTTCGCTCACCTTGTCGGTGGTGGAGAAGCCGGGAAGGAAGATGAAATCGAGGGCGTCCCGGTCGGTAATCCCTTCGAGGGACTTGATGAGTCCCTTTTCCAGGGCCTTCTTCTTTACCTTCTCGATATTGATGCCGCGGCCGTCCTCGGCCACCTCGATGACGACATGGTTCCCCTTCTGGTACGAGGAGAGCCGGATGGTGCCCCGCTCGGGCTTGCCGGCGGCGACCCGCTCCTCGGGGGGCTCCAGCCCGTGATCGATGGCGTTGCGGACGATGTGGACCATCGGGTCGGAAATATCCTCGATGATCAGCTTGTCGAGCTCCGTATCGGCCCCGAACATCCTGAGGTCGACCTTTTTCCCCTGCTCGCGGGAAACCTTGCGGACGATCCGGGCGAGTTTCTCGAAAAGTTGCCCCACCGGGATCATCCTGATCTCCATGACCCCCTTCTGAAGCTCGGTCAGTTTGCGCTCCAACCCCTTGGCCGCCTTGCCGAGCTCGATGGCGAGGGACGAAAAGCCCTCGAGACGCATGCGCGTCGCCAGCGCCGAGATGGTCGAGTGGGAGAGGACCAGCTCGCCGACGATATTCATCAACTCGTCGAGCTTGCCGATGTCAACCCGCACCGTCCGGCTCATGCTTTTGGCGGTCATCTCCTCGCCCCCTGCCACCGGGACGACGGCCGACGCTGCCGGGGCCACGGTCGGTGCCGGAGCCGGAGCGGAGACCGCCGTGGTGGCGGTGGCGGTGGCGGGAGCGGGCGCCGCCGGTGCAGCTGCCGCTCCGAAGGCGGCAATGTCGACATTCTCGCGATCCACCAGGGTCGCCACGCCGTCGCGGTCCAGTTCCGTGCCGTAGAGAATCTCGAAATCGATCATCGACTCAGGAGTGGCACTGGCGCTCGGCAGGGTGCTCACCACCTCGCCCGCCCCCTTGAGGGCCTCGGAGATCTCACCCAGATCCTGGTCGAAGGACATGAGGCTGAACGATGCGTGGATGGAGTAGATCGTCCGCCCCTTCTTCACGTTCTCGAGAAGGCGGTGCTCTTCGTACTCGGTGAGGGAATTGAGGATGCGCTCGGGGATTCCGAGCTTCTGCAAGGGAGACTCCCCGGCGATCGGCTCGGCCGAGGCACAGGCGTTGAGCCGGGCAACGGCGTCGGCGATGGCGGCCGAGTGGTCATCTCCGCCCCCCAGCCCCCGCACCACGGCGCCGAGAAGCTCCATGGAGTCGAACAGGACGTTCATCACCTCGGGGGAGAGCGCCACCTTGCCGAGGCGGAGTGAATCGAGGAGGTTTTCCAGATTGTGGGCGATCAGCTGGATGTCGCTGAAACCGAACATCCCGGCAAGCCCCTTGAGGGAGTGGGATCCGCGGAAGATCGCGTTGAGGAGGTCGGGGTCGCACTCCCCGCTGTCGGCGCAGTCACTCAACGTGACCAGGTCGGTGTTGAGCTTCTCGACAATCTCTTCGGCTTCGGCCAGAAAGTCTTCCAAGGCCCTGCCGGACTCATCGTGTGAATTGGTCATGGGACACTCTGCACGCTGGAATGGTGGAACCCGGGCCTTCTCAGGCGGTGTACTTCACGATCAGCTCCTGCAGCCGGGCCGGATCGAACGGCTTGACGAGATACTCGTTCGCCCCGAGGGAAAGCCCCTTTTCCCGATCCCGCTCGCTCCCCTCGGTGGATATGATGAAGAGCGGGATATGACGGTAGTTATCGCTGGTGCGGACAAAGCTCACCAGCTCCAGCCCGTTGATGTCGGGCATATTGATGTCGGTGATGATGAGATCCACCGGCTCCCGCGGCAGGAGACGCAACGCCTCGAAACCGCTGGCCGCCTCCACGACCTGGTATCCGCCGAGGGACTCGATCGTGGCGACCAGGAGTGATCGCATGGTGGCAGAATCTTCGGCGATGAGAATCTTCTTCACGGTCTCCCCCGGCTGTTTTCCATCAGTTTTCGTTCCAGAAGCGCCTTCTCCATGGCGACCCCTGCCTGGGAAAGGAATATCTCCAGCGATTCGGTGCCGCCGATCGACTTTTTGCCCGGGAGGTTGTCGCCGTACAAAAGGGCCACGACCTTCCCTTCGCTGACGATGGGTCCCACGAAGACCTCTTCGGGAATCCCGTCGTCGAGTTGCCCGAAGAGGAAGCTGTTCCATTCGAGCGGATCGGGCTTGAGGACCGCTGGATGCTTCGCCTCCATGACCCCGCTGAACAGCGAGGCCTCGGTTCGGGGAATCCGCAGATTCCTGATCCGGGCGTCCGCGGAGCCGTGACGGTCGGAGATCCCGAATTGGCCGAGGCCAACCAGCTCGTCCCCGATAACCATGAATATCACTGCCCGGTTCACAAACTCGGCGGCATAGCGAAGCACGAGGAGGGTGATCCCTCCTCCGAGGGAAGGGTCGTTCAACTCCCTCAACATGCCGTGCAGGAGGGTCATACCGCTGGTCGGCTCGGGCCGTCCGGCGGCAGAGGCCGGCACGTCCCCCAGTTCCCGACGAAGCAGATCGCCAAGATTAATCAGTCCGTCGGCGAAGTCAAAGGGACGTTCCGTCTTGCGGCCGTGGCGATCGGCGGCATCGGCCTTTTCCCCCGGGACCGCCCGTTTCTCGTCGGCGGGCCGGGCCCGCTCCGTGAGCAGGTACTGGGGACTCAGCCCCTGCTCGAGCATGAACTGCATCGGATCCATCAGGGCGGCATCGATCGCCTCCCCCATTTCCTTCAGCTCGAAATCGAAGGTCCCCTCGATCCAGCCGAAGAGAGCGTAGACCACATCCTCGATCTGCTCCCGAACCGTCTCTTCGATGACGGCGGGGGGAACATCGAAATACCGGACGAGGATCGCCCCGAGCCGCTCCCGGTGCCCCTCCCGCGCCTGAAGATCGAGGGCGCTGCGGAGTTTTGCCGGTTCAATGGCGCCCCGGCGGACCAGGGCCTCGCCGATGCTCTCGCTCTGGCTGCTTGATGTCGCCTGGATCACCTGCCCCAGGCGAAAAAAGAGGATTCCTTCGCGCCCCCTGCTCCGGAGCCGCAGGATTCCCGATTTCCGCGAGAGGCTGACGATCTGGAGGATTTCCCCCAGTCCGAGATCTTCGAGGTTGCCGATCAGACTCATCCGATACCGTCGCCCGATTCCGGAAAATCAATGGATGAAACGGCGCCCATCATAAATCATCAACCCTTGCAAGTAAAGTGTTTTACGGCCTTTACGACCTCTTGCGCTCCCTGCCGCGGAAGACCAGACGAAGGGGGGAACCGGTAAAATCGAACGCCTCCCGGAGCTTGTTCATAAGATAGCGCTCATAGGAGAAATGAATCCCCTCGGGACGATTGGTGAAGATGACGAAGGAAGGGGGCTTCGTCCCCACCTGGGTTGCATAGTAGAACTTCACCCGCCTCCCCTGGAACAGCGGCGCGTGGTGCTTCTCCACGGCATCCGAGAAGGCCCGGTTGAGATCGGCGGTGGAAACCCGCTTCGAATACTGGGCCATCACCGTCTCCACCTCATCCATCACCTTGTTGATCCGCTGTCCGGTCTTGGCCGATACGAATACTATCGGCGCAAACGGCAGATACTTGAACTCGGTCCTGATCTGATCGACGAATTTGCCGAGGGTCGAGTTGTCTTTCGCCAGGGTGTCCCACTTGTTGACCACGAAGATGCAGGCCCGGCCCGCCTCGTAGGCGTAGCCGGCGATCCGCTCGTCCTGCTCGGTCACCCCTTCCTCGGCGTTGATGACGACCAGCACCACGTCGGCCCGCTCGATGCTCCGCAGCGAATCGACCACGCTGTATTTTTCGAGCTTCTGGGTCGTCTTCCCCTTGCGCCTGATTCCCGCGGTGTCGATCAGGAGATAGCGCTTCTTGTTGCAGGTGAAGAGCGTATCGACCGAATCACGGGTCGTGCCGGGGGTCGGGTTCGCCACCACCCGCTCGAAGCCGAGGAGTCGGTTCACCAGGGAAGACTTGCCGACGTTCGGCCGCCCCACCACGGCGATCTTCGTCACATCCTCAGCCACCGCGGCGCCCTTCTTCTGCGGCAGGGCCGCCACCACCTCGTCCATCAGGTCGCCGACGCCGCGGTTATGCTCGGCCGAGATGGTCTGGATGTTCTCCACGCCGAGGGTGTAGAACTCGGCCGCCTCGTTCTCGAGCTTCTCGCCGTCCACCTTGTTGACCACGAAGAAGACCGGCTTGTCCACGCGGCGCAGCATCTCCACCACCTCGACGTCGGATGGGGTGAGACCGGCCCGGCCATCCATGAGAAAGAGGATCACGTCCGCCTCATCGATGGCGAGCTGGGACTGCTCGCGCATCTGCTGCAGGAGCCGGTCCTCGCTCGCCGGCTCGAAACCGCCGGTGTCGATCAGGATGAACGGCACCTCGTAGCGGGTGACGGTTTCGTAGTTCCGGTCCCGGGTGACGCCCGGCATGTCGTCGACGATGGCCTTGCGGCGTCCCACGAGACGGTTGAAAAGGGTCGACTTCCCCACGTTGGGGCGGCCGACGATGGCAACTATCGGTATCATTTATGTTCTCCCTGAAGTTATGACGGCCCGGCGGCCGTAACTGGTTTCACCCTCACTCGTAGCCGAGATCCCTGAGCATCGACGGGTTTTCGCTCCAATCCTTCCTGACCCGGACAAAGAGCTCGAGAAAGACCTTTGCGGCGAGGAACCGCTCGATTTCGAGCCGTGCCTCGGTGCCGATCCGCCGGAGCATCGCCCCCTTTTTGCCGATGACGATCCCCTTCTGGGAGTCGCGCTCCACCGTGATGGTGGCGGCAATGGAGACGAGGCTGCCGTCGGGGCGCTCCTTGAAGCTGTCGACCTCCACGGCGGTGGCATAGGGGATCTCGTCCCGGGTCAGGCGAAAGACCTTCTCGCGGATGATCTCCGCGACGATGAAGCGCTCCGGCAGGTCGGTTAGGATGTCGTCGGGGAAGTAGACCGGCCCCTCCGGAAGCTGGTTCTTGACCAGTTCCACGAGCCCCTCCACCCCGAAGCCGGTCTCGGCCGAAACCGGAACGACCTCGCGAAACGGGAAGAGCTTCCGGTAGGCATCGATCCTTGTGAGGACGTCCTCCTGGGGGGCCAGATCGATCTTGTTGAGGACCAGCCAGACCGGTACCGTCGCCTCCGCCAGCACGTCGATTATCTCCCGCTCCTGCTCCCCGGGATCCCGCTGGGCCTCGGCCAGGAAGAGGACCAGATCGACCTCCTTGACGGACGAGAGGGCAACCTCCACCATGTACTTGTTGAGCCGCGACGTGGCCCGGTGGATTCCCGGCGTATCGATGAAGACAATCTGGGCGCCGGCGGGGTTATGGATTCCCTGGATTCGGTTGCGGGTGGTCTGGGGCTTGTCCGAGGTGATGACGATCTTTTCGCCAAGGATGCGGTTCAGCAGAGTCGACTTCCCCACGTTGGGACGGCCGATGATCGAGACAAATCCGGAACGAAACGGTGTATCGGGCAATGGAAACTCCTTGAGTGAAACGCGATGGGCGAATCAGGGAAACAGGCTTCCGGTGACGGTGCCGCCAGAATGTGAGATTTCGAGATCAAACGGCGGGAATGCCGGGACAGTATCGACCCGGACGACCCTCACGCCGCGCTCCGTGGCAAGCCGTTCCAGGTTCCGCCGCCGCTGGCCGACCACGTCGGAGACCCGCGTTGGGGCACAGATCAGGCGCACCCCGCTTCCCGGCGGGATGCCGTCGGTCAGGCGCAGGAGAAGTTCGCACCAGAGCTCCCCCTCCACAAGCTGGCGGAAGGCGGAGTGCCAGGGGCCGGCCAGGATCGTCCCCGGCGCCTCCAGTTCCTCCGTCGGCTGGAGCCCGATCCGGATCACCGGCACGCCGGCCTCGGTGGCAAGGCGGAGCATGCGGGCGCAGAGGGAAACCGCCGCGTCGCGCTCCAGAGGGGTATACCGGCCGCAGCGCCAGAGT contains:
- the der gene encoding ribosome biogenesis GTPase Der — encoded protein: MIPIVAIVGRPNVGKSTLFNRLVGRRKAIVDDMPGVTRDRNYETVTRYEVPFILIDTGGFEPASEDRLLQQMREQSQLAIDEADVILFLMDGRAGLTPSDVEVVEMLRRVDKPVFFVVNKVDGEKLENEAAEFYTLGVENIQTISAEHNRGVGDLMDEVVAALPQKKGAAVAEDVTKIAVVGRPNVGKSSLVNRLLGFERVVANPTPGTTRDSVDTLFTCNKKRYLLIDTAGIRRKGKTTQKLEKYSVVDSLRSIERADVVLVVINAEEGVTEQDERIAGYAYEAGRACIFVVNKWDTLAKDNSTLGKFVDQIRTEFKYLPFAPIVFVSAKTGQRINKVMDEVETVMAQYSKRVSTADLNRAFSDAVEKHHAPLFQGRRVKFYYATQVGTKPPSFVIFTNRPEGIHFSYERYLMNKLREAFDFTGSPLRLVFRGRERKRS
- a CDS encoding chemotaxis protein CheW; amino-acid sequence: MESEIQEIQLACFRIGDASFAADIMRIKEIIRPQKMTRLPKAPPFVEGVINLRGNVIPVVDLRKRFDLPERTALEESRLLVVAVARQLVGLVVDDVTEVVTVQVHDIKPPPQVVEGIGAEYLIGVCLVREALIMLLNLDRILSSRETSALAGISRMSEVVPAP
- a CDS encoding response regulator — translated: MKKILIAEDSATMRSLLVATIESLGGYQVVEAASGFEALRLLPREPVDLIITDINMPDINGLELVSFVRTSDNYRHIPLFIISTEGSERDREKGLSLGANEYLVKPFDPARLQELIVKYTA
- the era gene encoding GTPase Era, producing the protein MPDTPFRSGFVSIIGRPNVGKSTLLNRILGEKIVITSDKPQTTRNRIQGIHNPAGAQIVFIDTPGIHRATSRLNKYMVEVALSSVKEVDLVLFLAEAQRDPGEQEREIIDVLAEATVPVWLVLNKIDLAPQEDVLTRIDAYRKLFPFREVVPVSAETGFGVEGLVELVKNQLPEGPVYFPDDILTDLPERFIVAEIIREKVFRLTRDEIPYATAVEVDSFKERPDGSLVSIAATITVERDSQKGIVIGKKGAMLRRIGTEARLEIERFLAAKVFLELFVRVRKDWSENPSMLRDLGYE
- a CDS encoding chemotaxis protein CheW translates to MDIAEIRKKAQRERREGKSAPAPAAAPFPREETAPVEEPSGGETPIYDDLFPAAAPETFPLAVPALPPAIQDPLAIILEGRKAALVEELLPAGVAAETTPAIVGSREILCFRVADEIYGIDIMDLKEIIKPRETTEIPHAPPFIAGVLSLRGIIIPVFVLRERLGLGEAAVRNKERIIVVKRGDGLCGLLVDEVTQVVRIDADSVEPPPAVLDGIDRDFVGGIGRNTGEIIILLNLDKVLDAALC
- a CDS encoding response regulator transcription factor, with the translated sequence MNKKKILIVEDEESLLKLESILLSSRGYDVTGVLDGIAALEQIDVVKPDLVILDIMLPEMDGFEVCRRIKANPATSHIPVVMLTAKKSGQDQKKGLDAGAAAYVTKPFKSARIMEIIQGLIAG
- a CDS encoding ExeA family protein — translated: MYREFYGLKEKPFSKTPDPRYLFLSRGHREALARLQYAVEERELALLTGDIGCGKTTISRALMDAMGEECRFCFIVNPRLTPLEFLRAVARSIGVESPAVAKDELLKQLGEAVLVLRAEGRCPVIVIDEAQLIPDRELFDEIRLLTNFQLDDQNLMSVVLMGQPELRQILADPVHEPLRQRIAMHYHLQPLTLEETLEYIDFRLEVAGGVPGLFSPDAVRRIYDLSGGVPRKINILATNALLVGFGRDASWIDASLVEELREEASLY
- a CDS encoding DUF4388 domain-containing protein translates to MSLIGNLEDLGLGEILQIVSLSRKSGILRLRSRGREGILFFRLGQVIQATSSSQSESIGEALVRRGAIEPAKLRSALDLQAREGHRERLGAILVRYFDVPPAVIEETVREQIEDVVYALFGWIEGTFDFELKEMGEAIDAALMDPMQFMLEQGLSPQYLLTERARPADEKRAVPGEKADAADRHGRKTERPFDFADGLINLGDLLRRELGDVPASAAGRPEPTSGMTLLHGMLRELNDPSLGGGITLLVLRYAAEFVNRAVIFMVIGDELVGLGQFGISDRHGSADARIRNLRIPRTEASLFSGVMEAKHPAVLKPDPLEWNSFLFGQLDDGIPEEVFVGPIVSEGKVVALLYGDNLPGKKSIGGTESLEIFLSQAGVAMEKALLERKLMENSRGRP
- a CDS encoding chemotaxis protein CheA → MTNSHDESGRALEDFLAEAEEIVEKLNTDLVTLSDCADSGECDPDLLNAIFRGSHSLKGLAGMFGFSDIQLIAHNLENLLDSLRLGKVALSPEVMNVLFDSMELLGAVVRGLGGGDDHSAAIADAVARLNACASAEPIAGESPLQKLGIPERILNSLTEYEEHRLLENVKKGRTIYSIHASFSLMSFDQDLGEISEALKGAGEVVSTLPSASATPESMIDFEILYGTELDRDGVATLVDRENVDIAAFGAAAAPAAPAPATATATTAVSAPAPAPTVAPAASAVVPVAGGEEMTAKSMSRTVRVDIGKLDELMNIVGELVLSHSTISALATRMRLEGFSSLAIELGKAAKGLERKLTELQKGVMEIRMIPVGQLFEKLARIVRKVSREQGKKVDLRMFGADTELDKLIIEDISDPMVHIVRNAIDHGLEPPEERVAAGKPERGTIRLSSYQKGNHVVIEVAEDGRGINIEKVKKKALEKGLIKSLEGITDRDALDFIFLPGFSTTDKVSELSGRGVGMDVVKNNIAAVSGMVDIDSEFGRGTRVIITLPITLAIIKALLVTTAGRSYAIPITSVLETILASEADIDTVERKEVYQLRQTTLPLVRLERFFGVARQTPPSGEFYVVVVGVAEKRLGIIVDDLTGQQDIVIKSLGDMFKGYRGISGAADLGDQRTILVLDVGGIIGEAFRSGG